A section of the Pseudomonas prosekii genome encodes:
- the umoC gene encoding lysozyme inhibitor LprI family protein codes for MNKLISVVVVATSFAVGTAFAQVPAKPDVAGDDQAGVLNECYKIVGVQPRTALQPCLERMTREATSQMNIAYKKMEADTKAIDSSATAKALTSLLASQKAFEKFKDAQCQWEGDASMGGSGSGDAASSCKVDLIRWRTKQLSD; via the coding sequence ATGAACAAACTTATTTCTGTGGTTGTTGTAGCGACTTCATTTGCCGTTGGTACGGCATTCGCTCAAGTACCCGCAAAACCTGATGTGGCCGGCGACGATCAAGCTGGAGTATTAAACGAATGCTACAAAATCGTTGGCGTTCAGCCCCGGACAGCGTTGCAGCCTTGCCTTGAGCGTATGACTCGCGAAGCCACGTCACAAATGAATATCGCCTACAAAAAAATGGAAGCTGATACAAAGGCGATCGATTCGAGTGCAACGGCCAAAGCCCTTACCTCGCTGCTCGCTTCTCAGAAGGCTTTCGAGAAGTTCAAGGATGCACAGTGTCAGTGGGAAGGTGACGCCTCCATGGGGGGCTCGGGCTCTGGAGATGCTGCAAGTTCCTGCAAAGTCGATTTGATCCGCTGGAGAACGAAGCAACTTTCCGATTAA
- a CDS encoding ester cyclase, protein MSTNLEVVRNYFKFCVDGKDVNRVTDYFADDVVVHRPECATPIMGVRLFKEALALNVTDRYESICTTFQKEIVAGDVVVVALKHQAKGSNTWHGFDVAGKDLEWTALTYFRFNADGKIIEEIVERNELFMAKQLGIIEYV, encoded by the coding sequence TTGAGCACTAATTTGGAAGTAGTAAGAAACTATTTTAAATTCTGCGTTGATGGAAAGGATGTAAATCGCGTGACGGATTACTTTGCGGACGATGTTGTAGTTCATCGGCCGGAGTGCGCTACTCCTATCATGGGAGTACGGCTTTTTAAGGAGGCGTTGGCCCTGAATGTTACTGATCGATACGAATCGATATGCACAACCTTCCAGAAAGAAATTGTTGCTGGAGATGTAGTAGTAGTGGCATTGAAGCACCAGGCCAAAGGATCTAACACGTGGCACGGATTTGATGTCGCAGGAAAAGACCTCGAGTGGACAGCGCTAACGTACTTTCGATTTAATGCAGATGGCAAGATTATTGAGGAAATTGTTGAGCGAAATGAATTATTCATGGCTAAACAGCTAGGCATTATTGAATACGTTTAA
- a CDS encoding LysR family transcriptional regulator: protein MDRWTEYELFVTITELGSLSKAAEALGLSNAAASRHLAALEDRLGARLIERSTRRLFVTEVGKDFYINSKAALQTMQGATDAVSATKSHPMGVLRITASLSLCLQHILPLLPKFNQQYPDVRLDIVAENRYYDIIDDNIDVALRTRESEPDTSLVVRRLTDTRRMLAASPDYLSRYGSPKHPKALADHQLLLYTYATAPYEMFFQRDEESITISTKASLESNDGQLLRAAALQGLGILAQPTYVIYDDIVAGRLIPVLTDWSLPRLAINLVYTSRLHLPAKTRAFIDFIVKEFQHLD, encoded by the coding sequence ATGGATCGCTGGACTGAATATGAACTGTTTGTGACGATCACAGAGCTAGGCAGTTTGAGCAAAGCAGCAGAGGCGTTGGGCCTGTCCAATGCCGCTGCTAGCCGTCACTTGGCTGCGCTGGAGGATCGCCTTGGGGCTAGGTTAATAGAGCGCAGTACTCGTCGACTGTTTGTGACAGAGGTAGGAAAGGACTTCTACATTAACTCCAAGGCCGCGCTACAGACGATGCAAGGCGCCACAGACGCAGTCTCCGCGACCAAAAGCCACCCAATGGGTGTGTTACGCATCACCGCCTCTTTATCGCTGTGTTTGCAGCATATATTGCCCCTGCTGCCAAAATTCAATCAGCAGTACCCCGATGTTCGCTTGGACATCGTTGCTGAAAATCGCTACTACGACATCATTGACGACAACATAGATGTGGCGCTTCGGACTCGTGAAAGTGAACCTGATACAAGCTTGGTGGTTCGACGCTTGACCGACACTCGCCGCATGCTAGCCGCATCGCCTGATTATTTGAGCCGTTATGGCTCGCCAAAACACCCTAAGGCTTTGGCTGACCATCAACTCCTGCTTTACACCTACGCCACCGCCCCTTATGAAATGTTTTTTCAGCGAGATGAGGAGTCGATCACGATCTCCACAAAGGCGTCGCTTGAGTCCAACGACGGTCAGCTCTTGCGGGCCGCAGCACTGCAGGGCTTAGGGATTCTTGCCCAACCCACGTATGTGATATACGACGATATTGTCGCGGGACGATTAATTCCAGTTTTAACCGATTGGAGCCTGCCCAGATTAGCAATCAACCTCGTTTATACGTCCAGGTTGCATCTTCCTGCGAAAACGCGTGCATTCATTGACTTCATCGTCAAAGAATTTCAGCATTTAGACTAA
- a CDS encoding SDR family NAD(P)-dependent oxidoreductase, translating to MNRLTDKTAVITGGATGIGLAAAKRFIEEGAFVFIYGRRQEALDAAVAELGPKARAITGSVSDEADLDRLYAAVKAERGTLDILFANAGTGGPLKLGEITAAHIDETFETNVKGTIFTVQKALPLMGEGGSIILTGSSAGTTGAPGFTAYSASKAAVRNFARTWAEDLKGTGIRVNVLSPGATATELAKAALGEEGQKAYGAMTPLLRMAEPSEIAAAAVFLASSDSSFMTASEVAVDGGLAQL from the coding sequence ATGAACAGACTAACTGACAAGACCGCAGTAATCACTGGTGGCGCGACCGGCATCGGTCTCGCGGCGGCAAAGCGTTTCATCGAGGAAGGCGCCTTCGTCTTCATCTACGGCCGTCGGCAGGAAGCGCTCGACGCTGCCGTGGCCGAGCTTGGACCTAAGGCCCGCGCCATAACGGGCTCGGTCTCCGATGAGGCCGACCTAGACCGACTCTATGCGGCAGTGAAGGCCGAGCGCGGAACCCTCGACATCCTCTTCGCCAATGCCGGCACCGGCGGCCCACTCAAGCTGGGCGAGATCACCGCCGCCCATATCGACGAAACCTTCGAAACCAACGTGAAGGGCACCATCTTCACGGTCCAGAAGGCGCTGCCGCTGATGGGCGAAGGCGGTTCGATCATCCTGACCGGATCGAGCGCCGGCACCACGGGGGCTCCCGGATTCACCGCCTACAGCGCGAGCAAGGCGGCCGTGCGCAACTTCGCTAGGACCTGGGCGGAGGATCTGAAGGGCACCGGCATCCGGGTCAACGTGCTGTCGCCTGGCGCGACGGCAACCGAACTCGCGAAGGCGGCGCTCGGCGAGGAGGGCCAGAAGGCCTATGGCGCGATGACGCCCCTGCTGCGCATGGCCGAGCCCTCGGAAATCGCGGCGGCAGCGGTGTTTCTCGCCTCGTCGGACAGCAGCTTCATGACCGCGAGCGAAGTCGCTGTCGACGGCGGCCTGGCGCAACTCTGA
- a CDS encoding D-alanyl-D-alanine carboxypeptidase family protein, whose product MKSILTLFCYITFVSSPLAAAALSAPPSIEARNYILVDVDSGQILAARNPDVRVEPASTTKLMSAYLVFQALKENRIALDQRIAVSDTSWRKPGSSMYIDPRMHVPVDDLIKGMLVQSGNDATNLLAETLGGTTDGFVSVMNAQARLLGMSNTTFKNPDGLPTPGHLTTARDLAILGVRILQDFPEYAHYFSIKHYYYPGTPSSNDTNRNQLLFRDPSVEGLKTGHTNAAGYCLVASAARNFGDYGKRRIVAVVLGAASDRKRVNETQKLMNWGFRAYNAVRLDIKGSTYETMKIWKGEKDFIKLGITPSAIAVPAGSVPDIETQFDIPQPLSAPIAVGQQVGLMKVSLNGQLLREIPVTALEEIKEANFFVRLWDSLFLLFKNML is encoded by the coding sequence GTGAAATCGATACTTACGCTTTTCTGTTATATTACTTTCGTTTCATCTCCCTTGGCCGCAGCCGCCCTTAGCGCACCTCCCTCTATCGAAGCAAGAAATTATATTTTAGTGGACGTCGACTCCGGACAAATTCTCGCCGCCCGCAATCCGGATGTCCGCGTCGAACCCGCTTCGACCACAAAGTTGATGAGCGCCTATCTGGTGTTCCAAGCCCTCAAAGAAAACAGGATTGCCCTGGACCAGCGGATCGCGGTTAGCGATACGTCTTGGAGGAAGCCAGGCTCAAGCATGTACATCGACCCCAGAATGCATGTGCCGGTGGACGACCTCATCAAGGGCATGCTTGTGCAATCCGGCAACGACGCTACCAATCTTCTAGCAGAAACGTTAGGTGGTACTACAGATGGATTTGTATCCGTGATGAACGCCCAGGCGCGCTTACTGGGGATGAGCAACACGACCTTCAAAAACCCGGATGGGTTGCCGACGCCTGGACACCTGACCACGGCACGCGACCTAGCCATACTGGGCGTCAGAATCCTTCAGGATTTTCCTGAGTATGCTCACTATTTCTCTATCAAACACTATTACTACCCCGGCACTCCATCATCCAACGACACCAATCGAAACCAACTGCTGTTTCGTGATCCCTCCGTTGAGGGTTTGAAGACCGGCCACACGAATGCTGCTGGATATTGCCTTGTGGCATCGGCCGCAAGAAACTTTGGTGATTACGGAAAGCGGCGAATCGTTGCCGTGGTACTTGGCGCGGCGAGTGACAGAAAAAGAGTTAATGAGACCCAGAAGTTAATGAACTGGGGCTTCCGCGCCTACAATGCTGTCAGGCTCGATATCAAGGGCAGCACATATGAAACTATGAAAATATGGAAAGGTGAAAAGGACTTTATCAAACTTGGGATTACTCCGTCTGCTATTGCAGTACCTGCAGGATCAGTACCAGATATCGAAACGCAGTTTGATATCCCTCAGCCACTATCCGCCCCAATCGCCGTGGGTCAGCAGGTGGGGCTCATGAAGGTGAGTTTGAATGGTCAACTATTGCGAGAGATCCCAGTTACAGCGCTCGAAGAAATTAAAGAAGCGAATTTTTTCGTGCGGCTTTGGGATAGCCTATTTCTTCTTTTCAAAAATATGTTGTGA
- a CDS encoding LysR family transcriptional regulator: MNRDLNDTLVFVKVVELGSFTAAANTLHMPKATVSRKVQELEERLGAQLLHRTTRKLGLTEAGNIYFAHCQRIARDLDEAESAVSELQSGPRGWLRVTASHPVGNTWVAPLLSEFHARHPDVRVELLLSNDQVDIIAGEIDVAMRVGTLADSNLAARKLAVFRTAIYATPGYIERFGEPLHPDDLIHHRATVQTNHRSAHGFAWTLDDGNGKLREVPVDPVVIASDPSALRTVMMDGEGLMLTSDVFVRAFVEQGLVQRVLPGWRGTDLDLHALFPRGKVQSPKVRAFVDFLVERLNIEEGYLEVLNGDTADGPPCGRGGSPSDGSGR, translated from the coding sequence ATGAATCGAGATCTCAATGACACCTTGGTATTCGTCAAGGTTGTGGAGTTGGGCAGCTTCACGGCTGCCGCGAACACGCTGCACATGCCCAAGGCGACCGTGAGTCGTAAGGTGCAGGAGCTGGAAGAGCGACTGGGTGCGCAGCTACTGCATCGCACAACCCGTAAGCTCGGCTTGACCGAGGCGGGCAACATCTATTTCGCGCATTGCCAGCGCATTGCGCGCGACCTAGACGAGGCGGAGAGCGCCGTCAGTGAGTTGCAGAGCGGGCCACGAGGCTGGCTGCGCGTCACTGCATCTCATCCGGTGGGCAACACTTGGGTCGCGCCCTTACTCAGCGAATTCCACGCACGCCATCCGGACGTTCGCGTGGAACTGCTGCTGAGCAACGACCAGGTCGACATCATCGCCGGCGAAATCGACGTGGCGATGCGCGTGGGCACGCTGGCGGATTCCAACCTGGCGGCGCGCAAGCTCGCCGTGTTCCGTACCGCGATCTACGCCACCCCCGGTTACATCGAGCGTTTCGGCGAGCCGCTGCATCCCGACGACTTGATCCACCACCGGGCAACCGTGCAGACCAATCACCGAAGCGCCCACGGCTTCGCCTGGACCCTCGACGATGGAAACGGAAAGCTGCGCGAGGTCCCGGTCGACCCCGTCGTGATCGCCAGCGATCCGAGCGCCCTTCGCACTGTGATGATGGATGGAGAAGGCCTGATGCTGACCAGTGACGTCTTTGTGCGGGCGTTCGTCGAGCAGGGTCTGGTGCAGCGCGTGCTCCCCGGCTGGCGTGGCACGGACCTCGACCTGCATGCGCTGTTCCCGCGCGGTAAGGTGCAGTCCCCGAAAGTGCGTGCCTTCGTCGACTTTCTAGTCGAGCGGCTGAATATCGAGGAGGGCTACCTGGAGGTGTTGAACGGCGATACCGCGGATGGTCCGCCCTGCGGCCGCGGTGGAAGCCCCAGCGACGGCAGCGGCAGATAG
- a CDS encoding SDR family NAD(P)-dependent oxidoreductase, giving the protein MNNHSAQKLAGKIAVVTGGSSGIGLATAKRFLEEGAHVVITGRREDELKEAAATLKGNVTTVVGDVSRLEDLDRLFAVVKEKHGHIDVLFANAGAGTVAPLEAATEAHFDQTFDVNVKGTFFTVQKALPLFKDGGSIIVTSSVTNVLGTAGFSAYGASKAAVRNFVRAWTMELKDRQIRVNCISPGPTETGALQKTAGLTAEQAKEAAAQYALQIPMGRWGKPEEIAAAVVFLASEESSFITGIDLPVDGGLAQV; this is encoded by the coding sequence ATGAACAACCATAGTGCACAAAAATTGGCGGGGAAAATTGCGGTCGTGACCGGTGGAAGCAGCGGGATTGGCCTGGCCACGGCCAAGCGCTTCCTTGAAGAAGGTGCGCACGTCGTGATCACTGGGCGAAGGGAGGACGAACTGAAAGAGGCGGCAGCGACCTTGAAGGGAAACGTTACGACGGTCGTGGGCGACGTGTCCCGCCTGGAAGATCTGGACCGGCTCTTTGCTGTCGTGAAAGAGAAGCATGGTCACATCGATGTGCTTTTTGCCAACGCGGGCGCGGGTACGGTCGCGCCACTGGAGGCCGCTACCGAGGCTCATTTCGACCAGACCTTCGACGTGAACGTCAAGGGCACCTTCTTCACGGTGCAGAAGGCCCTTCCGCTGTTCAAAGACGGCGGTTCGATCATCGTGACCTCTTCGGTCACCAACGTCCTGGGAACGGCTGGATTCAGCGCTTACGGCGCAAGCAAAGCGGCTGTGCGCAACTTCGTGCGTGCCTGGACGATGGAGCTGAAAGATCGCCAGATCCGCGTGAATTGCATCAGTCCCGGGCCCACCGAGACGGGCGCTTTGCAAAAGACCGCAGGCCTTACCGCCGAGCAGGCCAAGGAAGCGGCCGCCCAGTACGCCTTGCAGATTCCCATGGGTCGCTGGGGCAAGCCGGAGGAAATCGCGGCTGCCGTCGTATTCCTCGCCTCCGAGGAAAGTTCGTTCATCACGGGTATCGATCTTCCCGTCGATGGCGGCCTGGCGCAGGTCTGA
- a CDS encoding NADPH-dependent F420 reductase, producing the protein MTYSIIGFGPIGQALAKAFARKGIEVSVATTRDPESFASVAAAIGPTILPKTLAEAVKADIIFLAVRFDSHQDVANALSTWKGKTIVDVTNTQVPPEELGGQPSSMVVARSFTGVTVVKGFNHLGASVLAQDPAVHGGRRVVFLASDDDEAAAEIGALAENLGFSPVQLGRLSEGGLLVHARGNSWGRLIFKDLVTFAG; encoded by the coding sequence ATGACCTATTCAATTATCGGCTTCGGCCCTATCGGCCAGGCACTGGCCAAGGCGTTTGCCCGCAAGGGCATCGAAGTATCCGTGGCCACCACGCGCGACCCGGAAAGCTTTGCTTCCGTCGCCGCTGCGATCGGTCCCACGATCCTTCCCAAAACACTGGCGGAAGCGGTCAAGGCTGACATCATCTTTTTGGCCGTCCGTTTCGACTCGCACCAGGATGTCGCCAACGCGCTGTCGACCTGGAAAGGCAAGACCATCGTCGATGTAACCAACACCCAAGTGCCCCCAGAGGAACTGGGAGGACAGCCTTCTTCCATGGTCGTTGCGCGGTCCTTCACGGGTGTCACGGTGGTCAAAGGCTTCAACCATCTGGGTGCATCCGTCCTCGCCCAGGATCCGGCCGTTCATGGCGGCAGGCGGGTCGTGTTCCTGGCCAGCGACGATGACGAGGCCGCGGCCGAGATCGGTGCGCTTGCAGAAAATCTCGGTTTCTCGCCGGTCCAACTTGGCAGGCTTTCCGAGGGCGGGCTGCTGGTCCACGCACGCGGAAATAGCTGGGGTCGACTGATCTTCAAGGACCTCGTCACTTTCGCCGGTTGA
- a CDS encoding nuclear transport factor 2 family protein yields the protein MNTEKNVQTVKDFFAAIGRGDKDGLLALVAEDIEWIIPGEDWPLAGTRHGHAGLADLLATASRSMETSTEPREFIAQGDRVLVVGFAKGKIKATNKTFEDDWIFAITVRDGRLTKIREYIDTQALARASQIDASGLT from the coding sequence ATGAATACCGAGAAAAACGTCCAGACCGTGAAGGACTTCTTTGCGGCCATTGGCCGCGGCGACAAGGACGGTCTGCTGGCGCTGGTCGCCGAAGACATCGAGTGGATCATCCCGGGCGAAGACTGGCCTCTGGCCGGTACGCGCCACGGTCACGCGGGGCTTGCGGATTTGCTCGCGACCGCATCCAGGTCGATGGAGACGTCCACCGAGCCCCGGGAGTTCATCGCGCAGGGAGACCGGGTGCTGGTCGTCGGTTTCGCCAAGGGCAAGATCAAAGCCACCAACAAGACGTTCGAAGATGACTGGATCTTCGCCATCACGGTCCGCGACGGCAGACTGACGAAGATCCGCGAGTACATTGACACGCAGGCACTGGCGCGAGCCTCGCAGATCGACGCATCCGGGCTCACGTAG
- a CDS encoding peptidoglycan D,D-transpeptidase FtsI family protein — MRLLGQNPRFTIVLAIFCSFSMVLAARITYLAIFSHEFLNNEGRKRSTRIIETVPIRGTIFDRFNEPLAVSTPVSTLWVNPKQFAPTKQQAILLNEHLDIDASLVGHLSLNTQGKSFAYLARRVDPQIASKVVKLSIPGIYERHEYKRYYPQSSMVAQTLGFTNIDQKGIEGLELLYNHQLSGTAGLEERTLNLHKRLTSEILVHKPVIPGDDLFLTIDSTLQYYVEKALLKSVKENAARSASAILINAKTGEILALSTMPSFNPNARKSLSTNAIRNRVFTDIYEPGSVIKPFSMAAVLTAGIVDKNAIIQIAPGFVKIDGYTIRDVGRDKQLDLPGIIRRSSNVGMSKVAIPTGGAAISRLLIELGFGENTSIYFPGESVGTVPTRQVWSDIATASLSYGYSLSVNLAQLAQAYTVFANDGNLVPLSIIKGEAQQPRNVISPEVANSILDMMVHAVDGPGAGGKRAAIEGYVIAGKSGTSRKASGGGYQNNTYRAMFVGIAPANAPEFIMAVWVDEPSAKGYFGGAIAAPIFKEVLEDVLRIRNVPSSQSQNLPAAPGTVGAERSGPV; from the coding sequence ATGAGGCTCCTAGGGCAAAATCCGCGGTTCACGATTGTTTTAGCTATTTTTTGCTCCTTCTCAATGGTACTTGCGGCGAGAATTACTTACCTCGCGATTTTCTCTCATGAATTTCTGAATAACGAAGGCCGCAAACGCTCCACGCGAATTATTGAAACCGTCCCCATTCGCGGCACCATATTTGACCGATTCAATGAACCCTTGGCGGTTTCCACACCCGTCAGCACTCTATGGGTAAACCCTAAACAGTTCGCCCCAACCAAACAGCAGGCAATACTATTAAACGAGCATCTTGATATTGATGCCTCGCTGGTTGGCCATTTGAGCTTGAACACCCAAGGCAAGTCCTTCGCTTACCTGGCCAGAAGGGTTGATCCACAGATTGCAAGCAAAGTAGTAAAACTGTCGATCCCCGGCATCTATGAACGCCATGAGTACAAACGATATTACCCGCAGTCTTCGATGGTGGCTCAGACATTAGGCTTTACCAACATTGACCAAAAAGGCATTGAAGGCCTCGAACTACTGTACAATCATCAACTTTCCGGCACGGCCGGTCTGGAAGAACGGACTTTAAACTTACACAAGCGACTCACCAGCGAAATCCTTGTACACAAGCCCGTCATACCCGGAGACGATCTGTTTTTAACCATTGACTCCACGCTTCAGTACTACGTTGAAAAAGCATTACTGAAAAGCGTCAAGGAGAATGCTGCCCGGTCGGCAAGTGCCATTCTTATAAACGCCAAAACCGGAGAGATATTAGCACTGTCCACAATGCCCTCGTTCAACCCAAATGCGCGTAAAAGCTTAAGCACGAACGCCATCCGGAATCGTGTATTTACGGATATATATGAACCAGGTTCAGTCATAAAACCATTCAGCATGGCCGCCGTTCTGACAGCAGGCATCGTTGACAAGAACGCAATCATTCAAATAGCACCCGGCTTCGTCAAGATTGACGGATATACGATTCGAGATGTAGGCAGGGACAAACAGTTAGACCTACCGGGCATTATTCGCCGCTCTTCTAATGTGGGTATGAGCAAGGTTGCGATTCCGACGGGAGGAGCAGCCATTTCACGATTATTGATCGAGCTGGGATTCGGAGAGAACACCTCGATCTACTTTCCGGGGGAAAGTGTTGGGACTGTTCCAACCAGGCAAGTATGGTCAGATATCGCCACAGCAAGCCTTTCGTACGGCTACAGCTTATCGGTCAATCTGGCTCAACTTGCTCAGGCTTATACCGTCTTTGCCAATGATGGAAACCTGGTTCCATTATCGATCATCAAAGGTGAGGCACAGCAACCCCGCAATGTCATAAGCCCGGAGGTCGCCAACAGTATTTTGGACATGATGGTGCATGCAGTCGATGGACCTGGAGCAGGCGGAAAGCGCGCAGCTATCGAAGGTTATGTCATTGCGGGTAAAAGTGGAACCTCTCGCAAGGCATCCGGTGGCGGATATCAAAATAATACCTACAGAGCCATGTTCGTGGGTATCGCTCCGGCCAATGCACCTGAGTTCATTATGGCTGTATGGGTCGACGAGCCCTCCGCCAAGGGTTACTTCGGGGGAGCGATTGCAGCACCGATTTTTAAGGAGGTACTTGAAGATGTCCTTCGTATCAGAAATGTACCGAGTAGCCAAAGTCAAAATTTACCAGCAGCCCCAGGCACCGTTGGCGCAGAACGTTCCGGCCCGGTCTAG
- a CDS encoding DUF6708 domain-containing protein — translation MTSPSPNSRRGELSREDYLAPLAVPTGQTPKDVLNTIWRKNEVYLDIGSYSIGSAVMVLWPVIMLCLLMIYIERNGERLVGTALLSLVLVGIPILILLHGLTKPVPLPVRFNRQRREVCVPFNDGRYWIVPWEQVTAQAVAMHSVGQHGKTTQGLLVVGFRNPDPDAPEKERDFSLGFSCGGGETAMCLWECMRSYMEVGPEAVPKCNFEGENSKKGLISWTVSILFDALKSAAKGDFKSAINDVFFTVFLGAPLGFYLQERKLVPPPDLTAPEIKEWSKTLPAEQWAKRSPELEVAIAKREAELEDSAQVA, via the coding sequence ATGACTTCACCTTCGCCCAACAGCCGCAGGGGTGAGCTCTCGCGGGAGGACTACCTAGCACCACTTGCCGTTCCAACCGGACAAACACCCAAGGATGTACTCAATACTATCTGGCGCAAGAACGAGGTATATCTTGATATTGGCTCCTACAGCATTGGCTCTGCTGTCATGGTGCTGTGGCCGGTGATAATGCTCTGTTTACTCATGATCTACATAGAGCGAAATGGCGAGAGGCTGGTGGGAACAGCCCTATTGTCGTTGGTGCTAGTTGGTATTCCGATATTGATCCTTTTACATGGGCTGACTAAGCCCGTGCCGCTACCTGTACGCTTCAACCGCCAGCGCCGCGAGGTCTGCGTGCCATTCAATGACGGACGTTACTGGATCGTCCCTTGGGAGCAGGTTACTGCTCAAGCGGTAGCAATGCACTCCGTCGGTCAGCACGGTAAAACTACTCAAGGCCTATTGGTCGTAGGCTTTCGCAATCCCGACCCAGATGCACCGGAGAAGGAACGAGACTTCAGCTTGGGATTCAGTTGCGGCGGCGGCGAAACGGCCATGTGTCTCTGGGAGTGCATGCGCAGCTACATGGAGGTTGGGCCTGAAGCCGTTCCGAAGTGCAACTTCGAGGGAGAGAACAGCAAAAAGGGCTTGATCAGCTGGACCGTTAGCATTTTGTTTGACGCATTGAAGTCTGCTGCCAAGGGAGACTTTAAATCTGCCATTAATGATGTTTTCTTCACTGTTTTTTTAGGTGCTCCCTTGGGTTTTTATTTGCAAGAACGCAAGCTGGTTCCGCCGCCTGACTTGACCGCCCCGGAAATAAAAGAATGGTCCAAAACACTGCCGGCCGAGCAATGGGCCAAGCGCTCCCCGGAGTTGGAAGTGGCTATTGCCAAGCGTGAAGCAGAGCTGGAGGATTCAGCACAAGTCGCATGA